From Bos indicus isolate NIAB-ARS_2022 breed Sahiwal x Tharparkar chromosome 4, NIAB-ARS_B.indTharparkar_mat_pri_1.0, whole genome shotgun sequence, the proteins below share one genomic window:
- the CCDC71L gene encoding coiled-coil domain-containing protein 71L produces MRRSVKRRRRRPPAAPAAAARGGGFRLGGGAGLEAREEKVVYSRSQLSLADSTKALGDAFKLFMPRSTEFMSSDAELWSFLCSLKHQFSPHILRSKDVYGYSSCRALVPEPPGGPTARGPTRRPAPSAAARRRRRGARAPAARRRKLPPPPPPVPEESCPVKPAAPEPCFGGRTLEEIWRAATPTLTTFPTIRVGSDVWGERSLAAARRKARQILRVNLEPVVRLRRFPVPRA; encoded by the coding sequence ATGCGGCGCAGCGTGAAGAGGCGGCGGCGCCGGCCCCCGGCGGCCCCGGCCGCGGCCGCCCGGGGCGGCGGCTTTAGGCTGGGAGGAGGAGCCGGTCTGGAGGCgcgggaggagaaggtggtgtACTCGCGGTCGCAACTGTCGCTGGCCGACAGCACCAAGGCACTGGGCGACGCCTTCAAGCTGTTCATGCCCCGCAGCACGGAGTTCATGAGCTCGGACGCGGAGCTCTGGAGCTTCCTCTGCAGCCTCAAGCACCAGTTCTCCCCGCACATCCTGCGCAGCAAGGACGTCTACGGCTACTCCTCTTGCCGGGCACTCGTCCCCGAACCCCCAGGGGGCCCCACCGCCCGCGGCCCGACGCGCAGGCCGGCCCCGAgcgcggcggccaggaggaggcGCCGCGGAGCCCGGGCGCCAGCCGCCCGCCGGAGGAAGctgccgccgcccccgccgccggtCCCCGAGGAGAGCTGCCCCGTCAAGCCTGCGGCCCCGGAACCCTGCTTCGGGGGCCGCACCCTGGAGGAGATCTGGAGGGCGGCCACCCCGACGCTGACCACCTTCCCCACCATCCGCGTCGGCAGCGACGTGTGGGGAGAGCGCAGCCTGGCGGCGGCACGGCGTAAAGCGCGCCAAATCCTGCGAGTGAACCTGGAACCCGTGGTGAGGCTCCGCCGCTTCCCGGTGCCCCGGGCATGA